The DNA region gctaataagcataaaataaaaaacaacaaaatagaaTATGACAGATTAGAGTCTAACTAGTTGACTCTTTCTGGCTGAAATTGGCAGGTTAACCAAATGTAGCAAACATTCTACCTGGGTTTGAGTTCTACATGGTCTCATTAATGAAATTTACAAGCTGGGAACATGCAAAAGTACACTTGATTGTCTTATGAAGGTCAAGGGTGCTGTTAGCAAAAGTCTTCCATTGTAGTACACAACAAACAGAAGACTGAACAAAATTACATACAACAAATAGGCAATGAAGCATGAAGACCAGATTGAGTAGTGAAGTGAAGATTTTTCTATAGCCCGCATACTTGAAAACCTTCATACTTCCAACTCATTCGCTTCTTCGCATTTTCACGTTCAATGGGATTTCCTTATAACATTGGACCTTCTTAGCTGCTTGCCTTAGGGGCCTACTCATAGAGGATCGTCCCAACTCTCGAGCTTCATTTCCTGAGCCATTATTGCTTTCTACATTCTCAGGTAATGTAGATGTGGAAGTTGAACCATTTTCCTGGATGGGATCATTACTTGGTTGACAAGGGCAAGTCTTGGAATCATCTATCTCAAGCAAATCTTCCTTCTTAAGCCTTGCAGATTGCCTTCTTACACTCAGCCTAAATAGGATGTAAATCCACAAAGAAATCATTTCTCCAAGAATATTTTACAAATCCAAACAGTAGCATGCATCACAAGCTCACAGCATATGCCACACAAACCTACCTTTTTCTTTCGGCGTTATTTTGGGATTGAACTTGTTTAGAAGGACCCAGACCTACATTGAGAAAGAAAGTTAAGAGCAAGAAgctatatatattgtttctgAAATGGAAATTGATTTCCAGATAAGGAAATTACACTCACTCTTTGACACCCGTCTCCTTTTTGTATTTTCAGGTTCACTGCCAACATTATCTACCTTGAAGGAATCCCCTGGCTCCTCAGACTTGATAGATTTCACCTTAAGATTGTGAAGCAGACaagtaaagataaaataaatactaGCACAGCAGCACTCTCTTTCCATAGTAAACTTGTCAGTTGTCACTATACctcattatttaaatattggCATGTTTCCTTCTTTGATTTGTCCTGATTAACAGTACAAAGTAAACACACAATTAATCCAAAGAATGGAAATTTTAACATCAAACTgattcaaacaaataaatacaccAACCTCTGCTTCTAACTTCTTGGCCTTAAGCAAACCATTTTTGCATCCAAGCTCATGTTGTAATGCTTTTAACTGATGTCAACCACACAGTGTATATACTAGCTTCAGTTATTTAAAATTCTAGGAGGAGATACAGCAGAGTATCTATCAAGGTATGTCAATTACTTACCCTATCTTTACCTGAGTTTAATTCctggaaaaagaagaagaagaaaggaatatTAAGGCGTAATTAATCGAAGTTGGATAATAAAAATTAGTCTAATTTGAAATTgtggaaaagagaaaaaaaccGCAAGCATCTGACTGTTGGATTGAGCAAGTTGCTGGTTCTGTTGCTGCAATTTCTGCATATTAGTCCTCATTTTCTGTATCTCAACGCCAGTTAATTCAATGATCTTACTATAGAAAATTAGTTATGGAAATCTCTATAAGAGGAAAATAAAAGTATAGAATTTCATTCAAAAGAGACTACTAACATGATGGCAACTCCTCCATTTCACTAAAAATACCATCATtataaaacacaaattataCAAGAATAGTAGGATACGTTCTGTCACCCAACATCTGTATCAATGCCATATTTTCCTGGAAGACAGTTTTAGGGAAACCCCACAGTAAGCTGAATCAACAACAGTTCTAATTTTATTAAGGTAAATTTATCACCATTAAAGCAATACCTTTTCAAGCTTTGCAATGTACTGTTTTGTATCCATGGTAATATTTTGTGGCTTCTCGTTTTGGTTAGACGTTCTCATTTGTGGTTGCAAGTTACTAATATCAGCAAGTGTCTTCCTTGCAGCTTTCCCAAAAGCAGTGTTTGCTGCTTTCTCTATCTTAGGCTTATCTaacaaatgaaaaagaaaaaccaaatagaatccaaagaaaagtaacaaatttttaaaaatatatactccgtatataat from Ipomoea triloba cultivar NCNSP0323 chromosome 6, ASM357664v1 includes:
- the LOC116021982 gene encoding SHUGOSHIN 1-like translates to MQVAMAVGNILVTCYQIQISSEESDAWVSRRRPRLHRHGGRISRRSVLHSRPLPFTHIQATYTIQGPVGGKLGFLVMLEMEGLAILDSKKIAPPGDKPKIEKAANTAFGKAARKTLADISNLQPQMRTSNQNEKPQNITMDTKQYIAKLEKENMALIQMLGDRTKIIELTGVEIQKMRTNMQKLQQQNQQLAQSNSQMLAELNSGKDRLKALQHELGCKNGLLKAKKLEAEDKSKKETCQYLNNEVKSIKSEEPGDSFKVDNVGSEPENTKRRRVSKSLGPSKQVQSQNNAERKRLSVRRQSARLKKEDLLEIDDSKTCPCQPSNDPIQENGSTSTSTLPENVESNNGSGNEARELGRSSMSRPLRQAAKKVQCYKEIPLNVKMRRSE